A section of the Spirosoma pollinicola genome encodes:
- a CDS encoding PAS domain S-box protein: MKTPSTSQVPSQLEPKELLIQEIEQLRLEKQQLEAIIRQQQADITYGEQRWTFALEGIGDVIWEHNLQTGDVFRSALYRDMLGYTIEEFPNTFQAWQDLLHPDDVEPMAAQEREYEESGSHESIDFTYRLRSKNGSYRYFLDRGRIFSYSADGKPLLMIGTSTDITNQKRMEETLRKNANLQSNLIANLQEGILLEDEHRAIVLVNQHFCDLFSVPASPEELKGMDCTGMAEQSKHLFTRPDEFLTEVNQLLLDQKTVIGQELELVDGRFLERDYIPIYMDGTYAGHLWKYTDITQRKRAEDASSRQREKYQRIIENMNLGLIEVDLDDRIVYTNHSFCDMSGYEPDELIGQIATDILLKGQNILLMKEKNDSRLAGAMDAYEIAVKNKRGDAMWWLVSGAPLYSETGEVIGSTGIHLDVTKQKQLESELRTARQGAENSSRAKELFLANMSHEIRTPMNAILNFGQQLTKTVLTDQQHFSLNMINTAASNLLVIINDILDFSKIEAGELSLEKIGFNMVDLLQQASLVMGPTADKKGLQLLTKIDPGLAPVLLGDPYRLNQIMLNLVGNAIKFTENGSVTVQCDCRINGSNQEIYISVTDTGIGIDPDFQQNLFTKFTQEDESIGRRYGGTGLGMSITKQLVDLMGGVIQVKSQKNVGTTMQLQLSFPVGTAEDLVVHDQEIQHEDVLTSKRILLVEDNSMNRLVVNMILEPYGAIITEVENGLNAVEVLRNDSFDIVLMDVQMPVMDGLEATRIIRREISKSIPIIALTASAIRSDKEACFEAGMDDFLAKPFAEKELIDQLTKWLKGSDAVVVKAEPVLKEETTKTENLLYDLSMLEMISQGNQDFIHQMVDLFCVETPATATQISQAYETGDFEKVKYLAHRTKPSVDTLGIYAQKEAIREIERLALIGTKSTELETLITNFENVIKEVVDHLRITYPEH, from the coding sequence ATGAAAACACCTTCTACTTCTCAGGTACCGTCGCAGTTGGAGCCAAAGGAATTATTGATTCAGGAAATTGAACAACTTCGACTCGAAAAGCAGCAATTAGAAGCGATAATACGCCAACAGCAAGCCGATATAACCTATGGCGAACAACGCTGGACATTTGCCCTGGAAGGTATTGGCGATGTGATCTGGGAACACAATCTGCAAACAGGCGATGTGTTCCGGTCGGCTCTGTACCGCGACATGCTTGGCTACACTATAGAGGAGTTTCCCAATACATTTCAGGCCTGGCAAGACCTCCTGCATCCGGATGATGTAGAACCTATGGCTGCGCAGGAAAGAGAATACGAGGAGTCTGGCAGCCACGAAAGCATTGATTTTACCTACCGGCTTCGGAGTAAGAATGGGTCTTACCGTTATTTTCTGGATCGTGGACGGATATTTAGCTATTCAGCCGATGGTAAACCCCTACTAATGATCGGTACCAGTACCGACATTACAAACCAGAAACGGATGGAGGAGACATTGCGGAAAAATGCCAATCTGCAATCAAACCTTATCGCTAATCTTCAGGAGGGTATTTTGCTGGAAGATGAGCACCGGGCTATTGTGCTTGTGAATCAACATTTCTGCGACCTGTTTTCAGTGCCTGCATCGCCCGAGGAATTAAAAGGGATGGATTGCACCGGAATGGCCGAGCAGAGTAAGCATCTCTTTACGCGACCCGACGAATTTTTGACTGAGGTAAATCAATTATTGCTGGATCAAAAAACGGTTATTGGCCAAGAACTGGAACTGGTTGATGGACGGTTTCTTGAACGGGATTACATTCCCATTTATATGGACGGCACCTATGCCGGCCATCTCTGGAAATACACCGACATTACACAGCGAAAACGTGCTGAAGATGCGTCGAGCCGTCAACGGGAAAAATACCAGCGTATTATCGAAAATATGAACCTGGGGTTGATTGAGGTTGATCTGGACGACCGCATTGTTTATACAAATCATAGCTTTTGCGATATGAGCGGCTATGAGCCGGATGAGTTGATCGGGCAGATTGCCACAGATATTCTGCTCAAAGGGCAGAATATTCTACTCATGAAAGAAAAGAATGACAGCCGATTGGCAGGTGCTATGGATGCCTACGAAATCGCTGTCAAAAACAAGCGTGGTGATGCCATGTGGTGGTTGGTAAGTGGGGCACCACTTTATTCTGAAACGGGCGAGGTGATTGGCTCAACGGGAATCCATCTCGATGTGACAAAACAAAAACAGCTTGAATCCGAACTGCGAACTGCCAGGCAGGGCGCTGAGAATTCATCGCGCGCCAAAGAGCTTTTTCTGGCTAATATGAGCCACGAAATTCGCACGCCGATGAATGCCATTCTCAACTTCGGCCAGCAACTGACAAAAACCGTGTTGACGGATCAGCAGCATTTTTCGCTCAACATGATCAACACGGCTGCCAGCAACCTGCTTGTCATCATTAATGATATACTGGACTTTTCGAAAATTGAAGCGGGTGAACTCTCCCTGGAAAAAATAGGCTTCAATATGGTTGATCTGCTCCAGCAGGCATCGCTCGTCATGGGCCCAACGGCCGATAAAAAAGGCCTTCAACTGCTAACTAAAATTGATCCAGGTCTGGCCCCTGTGCTGCTGGGCGACCCCTATCGACTCAATCAGATCATGTTAAATCTGGTGGGAAATGCCATCAAATTTACAGAGAACGGGAGTGTAACTGTTCAATGTGATTGCCGGATCAACGGTTCTAATCAGGAAATTTACATTAGCGTGACAGATACCGGCATCGGTATAGACCCTGATTTTCAACAAAACTTATTCACAAAGTTTACGCAGGAAGACGAAAGTATTGGTCGACGTTATGGCGGAACGGGTTTAGGCATGAGTATCACCAAACAGCTGGTCGATTTAATGGGTGGTGTTATTCAGGTGAAGAGTCAAAAGAATGTGGGGACTACCATGCAGCTACAGTTGTCGTTCCCTGTGGGTACTGCTGAGGATTTGGTTGTTCATGATCAGGAGATACAGCATGAAGATGTCCTGACCTCGAAACGCATACTGCTGGTAGAAGACAACAGCATGAACCGACTGGTGGTCAACATGATTCTTGAACCCTATGGAGCCATTATTACCGAAGTAGAAAATGGATTGAACGCAGTGGAGGTACTTCGGAATGACTCCTTTGACATTGTGCTCATGGACGTTCAGATGCCCGTAATGGATGGGCTGGAAGCTACCAGGATTATTCGGCGTGAAATCAGCAAGTCTATACCCATTATAGCCTTAACTGCCAGTGCCATACGAAGTGATAAAGAAGCGTGTTTTGAGGCTGGCATGGATGATTTTCTGGCAAAACCATTTGCAGAAAAAGAACTTATCGATCAATTGACTAAATGGCTGAAAGGCTCAGACGCCGTTGTTGTTAAAGCCGAACCCGTCCTAAAAGAAGAGACTACCAAAACGGAGAATCTGTTATATGATCTGTCGATGCTGGAAATGATCAGCCAGGGTAATCAGGATTTCATTCATCAAATGGTCGATCTGTTTTGTGTAGAAACTCCGGCGACTGCCACTCAAATTAGCCAGGCTTATGAAACGGGAGACTTTGAAAAAGTAAAATACCTGGCTCACCGAACAAAGCCCTCTGTCGATACTTTAGGTATCTATGCACAGAAAGAAGCTATTCGCGAAATAGAACGACTGGCACTAATAGGAACAAAATCGACAGAGCTTGAAACGCTCATTACGAATTTCGAGAATGTGATTAAGGAAGTTGTTGACCATTTACGGATAACGTATCCTGAGCATTAA
- a CDS encoding sigma-54-dependent transcriptional regulator has protein sequence MDPSSTYRIFIVEDDPWYGEILKYHLSLNPDYEISWFTNGEDCLKSIGACLPHLITVDYSLPDTNGAELYRRIRERLPDTPVIIISGQKDVETAVGLLQAGVYDYFVKDERTKNLLWNAVQKIRENQKLKYEIDLLREELGQKYKFGSSIKGNTPAILKVYSLIEKAVRTNISVSITGETGTGKELIAKAIHYQSDRKKKPFVAVNMAAIPHDLVESELFGHEKGAFTGAVSRKIGRFEEANKGTLFLDEIAEMDLVLQSKLLRVLQERELVRVGGNEKVVLDIRLVTASHKNLLEEVKQGRLRQDLYYRLLGLPIDLPPLRERTNDIMLLARYFLDDFCKANRLPAIAITSAATEKLRRYDYPGNVRELKAVIELAAVMCDGAEIKPEDVLMNSDSESLVVDSEEKTLRDYTIQIIKSYLKKHNNNVLLVAEKLDVGKSTIYKMIQNNELSLS, from the coding sequence ATGGATCCATCTAGTACTTACCGTATTTTTATTGTTGAGGACGATCCGTGGTATGGCGAAATTCTTAAATATCATCTATCGTTAAATCCTGATTATGAAATCAGTTGGTTTACAAATGGCGAGGATTGTTTAAAAAGCATTGGGGCTTGCCTGCCCCATCTGATAACGGTCGACTATTCACTGCCAGATACCAACGGTGCAGAGCTGTATCGTCGCATACGCGAGCGATTGCCCGATACACCAGTGATTATTATTAGTGGGCAAAAAGACGTTGAAACAGCGGTTGGGCTTCTGCAGGCAGGGGTCTACGATTACTTTGTTAAGGATGAACGAACCAAAAATCTATTGTGGAACGCCGTTCAGAAAATCAGGGAAAATCAGAAACTGAAGTATGAAATCGACCTGTTGCGTGAAGAGCTAGGCCAGAAATATAAATTTGGATCAAGTATCAAGGGAAATACACCAGCTATTCTGAAGGTATATTCCCTGATTGAAAAAGCTGTTCGGACCAATATCAGTGTATCGATTACCGGAGAGACCGGAACAGGTAAAGAGCTGATAGCGAAAGCGATTCATTATCAGTCTGATCGTAAAAAGAAGCCTTTCGTTGCGGTAAACATGGCCGCCATTCCCCATGATCTGGTAGAAAGTGAACTATTCGGCCACGAAAAAGGCGCTTTCACAGGAGCCGTAAGTCGCAAAATAGGCCGGTTTGAAGAAGCGAACAAAGGCACGCTTTTTTTGGATGAAATTGCCGAAATGGATCTGGTACTTCAGAGCAAGTTATTGCGCGTGTTGCAGGAGCGGGAGCTTGTTCGGGTGGGAGGCAACGAGAAGGTAGTGCTTGATATTCGCCTGGTTACAGCCTCGCACAAGAACTTGCTGGAAGAGGTTAAGCAGGGTCGTTTGCGTCAGGATTTATATTATCGACTCCTGGGACTCCCCATTGATTTACCGCCACTGCGGGAGCGAACCAACGATATTATGCTGTTAGCCCGCTATTTTCTGGATGACTTTTGTAAGGCAAACCGGCTTCCGGCTATAGCTATCACATCGGCGGCAACCGAAAAATTACGCCGGTATGACTATCCCGGCAACGTTCGTGAATTGAAGGCGGTTATTGAATTGGCCGCAGTGATGTGCGATGGCGCCGAAATTAAGCCAGAGGACGTTTTAATGAATTCAGATTCAGAAAGTTTGGTTGTTGATTCTGAAGAAAAAACGCTTCGCGATTATACAATTCAGATAATTAAATCATACCTTAAAAAACACAACAACAATGTGTTGCTGGTCGCCGAAAAGTTGGATGTTGGCAAATCCACTATCTATAAAATGATTCAGAACAACGAGCTTTCGTTGTCCTGA
- a CDS encoding response regulator — MILRDSLSIFIIDNDLFCRTLYMQHIHNLGYSRVSLFCDEQECMDQLTTSSTTEIPDVIFLCCCFEQQNGLNILRKIKRINPDIYLVALSGDEDKQAAINAIKYGAFDYIIKGESDFTKIDEVLTKIENVIALLQQRPTGRLSKLLTKIGLL, encoded by the coding sequence ATGATACTCAGGGACTCATTATCCATTTTTATTATTGACAATGACCTTTTCTGCCGTACACTTTATATGCAGCACATACACAACTTAGGCTATAGCCGTGTCAGCCTATTTTGCGATGAACAGGAGTGCATGGATCAGTTAACGACGTCGTCAACTACCGAGATTCCGGATGTTATTTTCCTGTGTTGTTGTTTTGAGCAGCAGAATGGTCTGAACATCCTGCGCAAAATCAAACGCATCAATCCTGATATTTATCTGGTTGCCTTATCAGGCGATGAAGATAAGCAGGCAGCCATCAATGCCATAAAATATGGTGCATTTGATTACATCATCAAGGGAGAAAGTGACTTTACTAAAATCGATGAAGTCTTAACGAAAATTGAGAATGTTATAGCGCTTTTGCAACAGCGCCCAACAGGGAGACTATCCAAACTACTAACCAAGATTGGCCTGCTATAA
- a CDS encoding DUF6766 family protein yields MKKYLRENGLSVLFLLLTLLTLFGQILVGWHEFNDDLTDFGRTPYAFSDYLTSGHCIEAVFENWESEFLQMGMYVLLTVSLFQKGSSESKKPDEPEEVDREPSPARKGAPWPVRRGGWVLKLYQNSLSIAFFLLFFISFFLHAVGGVEQYNLEQALKGKPENLTLWQFFGTSEFWFQSLQNWQSEFLSVLSIVVLSIFLRQKGSPESKPVDAPDSETGSS; encoded by the coding sequence ATGAAAAAATACCTGCGTGAAAATGGCCTTTCAGTACTGTTTCTGCTGCTTACGCTGTTGACGTTGTTTGGGCAGATTCTTGTTGGCTGGCACGAGTTCAATGATGATTTAACCGATTTTGGCCGGACTCCCTATGCGTTTAGCGATTACCTGACAAGCGGTCACTGCATCGAAGCAGTCTTTGAAAACTGGGAAAGTGAATTTTTGCAAATGGGGATGTATGTTTTGCTGACTGTTTCGCTCTTCCAGAAAGGCTCATCTGAATCCAAGAAACCCGATGAACCTGAAGAGGTTGATCGCGAGCCGTCGCCTGCCCGAAAGGGTGCCCCCTGGCCCGTTCGGCGTGGGGGCTGGGTGCTGAAGCTGTACCAGAACTCACTCAGTATCGCCTTTTTTCTGCTCTTCTTCATTTCCTTTTTCCTGCATGCCGTTGGGGGCGTTGAACAGTACAATCTGGAACAGGCACTGAAAGGTAAACCGGAGAATCTAACATTGTGGCAATTTTTTGGTACCAGCGAATTCTGGTTTCAGTCCCTGCAAAACTGGCAAAGCGAGTTCCTATCTGTATTATCTATCGTTGTGCTGTCGATTTTCCTTCGGCAGAAAGGGTCGCCTGAATCCAAACCGGTCGATGCGCCCGATTCCGAAACGGGGAGTAGCTAG
- the glf gene encoding UDP-galactopyranose mutase gives MHYDYAIVGAGFAGSVLAERLASQAGKTVLLIDKRHHIGGNAYDCPNEDGILIHLYGPHIFHTNSPDVFAYLSQFTEWRPYEHRVLASVDGQLLPIPINLDTVNKLYGYNFTSEELADYFKSVGEQIDDIRTSEDVVVSQVGRDLYEKFFRGYTRKQWGVDPSELDKMVTSRIPTRTNQDDRYFTDEFQFMPLHGYTKMFEKMVDNPNIHQMLSTDFKQVKDELSFDELIYTGPVDEYFDFCYGKLPYRSLRFDHQTLDVSDYQPVSVVNYPNDHAYTRITEYKKLTGQEHPKTSLTFEYPQDEGDPYYPVPRPENAALYKQYKDLADEQAGVHFVGRLGTYRYYNMDQVVAQALTLYKKLVGAESLHDVARS, from the coding sequence ATGCATTACGATTATGCCATTGTTGGCGCCGGTTTCGCCGGAAGCGTATTGGCCGAGCGCTTAGCCAGTCAAGCCGGGAAAACAGTTCTATTAATCGATAAACGGCACCACATTGGTGGTAACGCCTATGATTGTCCAAACGAGGATGGTATTTTAATTCACCTCTACGGACCGCATATTTTCCATACCAACTCACCCGACGTATTTGCCTATCTGTCGCAGTTTACCGAATGGCGTCCCTACGAACACCGGGTGCTGGCATCGGTTGATGGACAATTGCTTCCCATTCCCATTAATCTCGATACGGTTAATAAATTATATGGCTATAACTTCACTTCCGAAGAACTGGCCGACTATTTCAAATCCGTTGGCGAGCAGATCGACGACATTCGTACCTCCGAAGATGTGGTCGTGAGTCAGGTAGGGCGTGATTTATACGAAAAATTTTTCCGGGGTTATACCCGCAAACAGTGGGGTGTGGACCCCTCCGAGCTGGATAAGATGGTGACTTCGCGGATTCCGACCCGCACCAACCAGGACGATCGCTATTTTACCGATGAGTTTCAGTTCATGCCCCTGCATGGCTACACCAAGATGTTCGAGAAAATGGTTGATAATCCGAATATTCACCAGATGCTCAGCACCGATTTCAAGCAGGTAAAAGATGAACTGTCTTTCGACGAGTTGATTTATACGGGTCCGGTCGATGAGTATTTCGATTTCTGCTACGGAAAACTGCCTTATCGCTCGCTCCGATTCGATCACCAAACGCTGGACGTAAGCGATTATCAACCCGTTTCGGTGGTTAATTACCCGAACGATCATGCGTATACCCGCATCACGGAGTATAAGAAATTAACGGGTCAGGAACACCCTAAGACAAGTCTCACCTTCGAGTATCCACAGGACGAAGGTGACCCTTATTACCCAGTTCCACGTCCCGAAAACGCGGCTCTCTACAAGCAGTATAAAGACCTGGCCGATGAGCAGGCGGGTGTTCATTTTGTTGGGCGATTAGGCACGTACCGGTACTACAATATGGATCAGGTAGTAGCGCAGGCGCTTACACTATACAAGAAATTGGTAGGAGCTGAGTCGCTTCACGATGTAGCGAGGAGCTAA
- a CDS encoding DoxX family protein — protein sequence MNEKNAEKIARVLLGGALIFAGVSHLTFARKAFRAQVPDWVPLDIDDTVLYSGVAEIALGSSLVLTNEKHQQTVGKVAAAFFTAVFPGNISQYVNKRPAFGLDTDRRRLVRLFFQPALVYWALKSTNNKV from the coding sequence ATGAACGAGAAAAATGCAGAAAAAATAGCCAGAGTTCTTTTAGGTGGCGCGTTGATTTTTGCGGGTGTAAGCCATTTAACATTTGCCAGAAAAGCATTTAGGGCACAGGTGCCGGACTGGGTTCCCCTGGATATAGATGATACAGTCTTGTATTCGGGTGTAGCTGAAATCGCATTGGGCAGTAGCCTCGTGCTGACCAACGAAAAGCATCAGCAGACGGTAGGAAAAGTTGCTGCTGCTTTCTTCACAGCGGTATTCCCCGGAAATATATCCCAATATGTTAACAAGCGGCCCGCGTTCGGTTTAGATACGGATCGGAGAAGGCTTGTGCGGTTGTTTTTCCAGCCAGCACTCGTTTATTGGGCATTGAAGAGCACAAACAACAAGGTGTAA
- a CDS encoding S1C family serine protease, with product MIGCDPATDIAVLKIYADGLKAIRFADSKQVQVGQIAIAVGNPYGFQYSLTAGVISALGRTLRSESGRLIDDVIQTDAALNPGNSGGPLVNSNGDVIGVNTAVILPAQGLCFAVSSNLAAFVAGKLILHGRVRRGYLGIAGQLINLTERIRLYNQLTTKTGVVVASVEADGVAGNSELKQGDIIVGFDGQPVATMDDLHRLLTDERIGRPVQLLALRANRRITLKVTPAELT from the coding sequence CTGATCGGCTGTGACCCGGCGACCGATATTGCCGTGCTTAAAATTTATGCCGACGGCTTGAAAGCGATTCGGTTTGCCGATTCCAAACAGGTGCAGGTCGGCCAGATTGCTATTGCGGTCGGTAATCCATATGGGTTTCAATATTCTCTGACTGCTGGTGTGATCAGTGCGCTTGGGCGAACCTTACGTTCAGAGTCGGGACGGCTCATTGATGATGTTATTCAAACCGATGCGGCCCTCAATCCTGGTAACTCGGGGGGACCTTTGGTAAATTCGAATGGCGATGTTATTGGTGTAAATACGGCTGTCATCTTACCCGCTCAGGGGCTTTGTTTTGCCGTTTCATCGAATCTGGCTGCGTTTGTAGCGGGCAAATTAATTCTGCACGGTCGCGTTCGTCGGGGTTATCTGGGTATTGCTGGTCAGCTTATTAATCTGACAGAACGCATTCGACTCTACAACCAGCTAACAACAAAAACAGGTGTTGTCGTTGCCAGTGTTGAAGCTGATGGGGTAGCGGGAAACAGTGAGCTAAAACAGGGGGATATTATTGTCGGTTTTGACGGGCAACCCGTTGCCACAATGGATGATCTTCACCGGCTGTTAACGGACGAACGTATAGGTCGTCCGGTTCAGTTGTTGGCGTTGCGAGCCAACAGGCGAATCACGCTTAAAGTAACACCCGCTGAATTGACCTGA
- a CDS encoding S1C family serine protease, whose translation METNFVTFADSASQSAAGRAEPDSVLLDAYSNTVVTVAKKVSPSVVQIKVSAQPTKKSSVDVHKGRPGQQAGGTGSGFIISTDGYIITNNHVVAGASKIEVALPGDEFTQD comes from the coding sequence ATGGAAACTAATTTTGTAACATTTGCCGACTCGGCCTCACAGTCAGCGGCTGGCAGGGCGGAACCTGATTCCGTTCTGCTGGATGCCTATTCGAACACAGTAGTTACAGTTGCTAAAAAAGTTAGCCCATCGGTTGTGCAGATCAAAGTGAGCGCTCAGCCGACAAAAAAGTCCAGCGTCGACGTTCATAAAGGGCGACCGGGACAACAAGCGGGTGGCACAGGATCGGGGTTTATTATTTCTACCGACGGCTACATTATTACAAACAATCATGTGGTGGCTGGAGCCAGTAAGATTGAGGTTGCCCTTCCCGGTGATGAATTTACACAGGACTAG
- a CDS encoding alpha/beta hydrolase family esterase: protein MKNILSCGLFLSFIFPVKAQRINDSIQIEGHYRAFHFNKPSQSFRQPNLIFVLHGSGGNGLGMMTAATKMEKQASAQNTLVVYPDGYQRYWNECRKSSPAAANREDVNEQAFFKGMIEYFSQRYQIQKKHVFAVGTSGGGHMAYKLGLTMPASFKAITAIIANLPDTDNMDCVPSGKPVAMMIVNGTEDPINPYNGGLVMLGNNVNMGTVRSSEQTLAYWADLARYHGKPTEETLADTDPTDGKRIERYTYKAKGKPEVVLLKVIGGKHDYPNDIDVHQEAFTFFMRQIGQSTPKPANE from the coding sequence ATGAAAAACATACTGTCTTGCGGGCTTTTTCTCTCTTTCATTTTCCCCGTGAAAGCGCAGCGAATCAATGACTCCATACAGATTGAGGGTCATTATCGGGCATTTCATTTCAATAAGCCGTCGCAATCCTTTCGTCAGCCAAATCTGATTTTTGTCCTGCATGGGTCAGGAGGAAACGGTCTGGGGATGATGACTGCAGCCACTAAGATGGAGAAACAGGCCAGTGCACAAAATACCCTGGTTGTGTATCCGGATGGCTATCAACGATACTGGAACGAGTGCAGGAAATCATCTCCGGCAGCAGCCAACCGCGAAGATGTGAATGAGCAGGCTTTCTTCAAAGGCATGATTGAGTACTTTAGCCAACGCTATCAGATTCAGAAAAAACACGTTTTTGCCGTGGGTACGTCGGGCGGAGGACATATGGCCTATAAGCTTGGCCTGACCATGCCCGCTTCGTTCAAAGCTATCACCGCTATTATTGCCAATCTGCCCGATACGGATAATATGGACTGTGTTCCCTCCGGGAAACCGGTTGCTATGATGATCGTTAATGGTACAGAAGACCCCATCAATCCATACAATGGAGGGCTTGTCATGCTGGGCAACAATGTGAACATGGGAACCGTGCGCTCCTCCGAACAGACGCTGGCTTACTGGGCCGATCTGGCCCGCTACCACGGCAAGCCAACGGAAGAAACCCTCGCCGATACCGACCCCACCGATGGTAAACGCATTGAACGATATACCTATAAAGCCAAAGGAAAGCCCGAGGTCGTACTTCTAAAGGTAATTGGTGGTAAGCACGATTACCCGAACGACATTGATGTTCATCAGGAAGCCTTCACCTTTTTCATGCGCCAGATTGGCCAGAGCACCCCTAAACCAGCTAACGAATGA
- a CDS encoding aldose epimerase family protein produces MKLFFYASCFALALNVLQGHAKPMPIQPIKQEAGIEKTPFASFPDGRQADLFTLKNKAGMTVQITNYGGYIVSWTAPDKAGKYEDITLGMPAFADYLKGTPSFGPIIGRFGNRIGGAKFSLDGKDYVLAANNRANHIHGGRVGFDKKLWTAKPVTGNEPALHLTYTSVDGEEGYPGNLSVEVVYTLQKDNSLRISYKATTDKPTVINLTNHAYFNLSGMKRDVLGYEVQIKANSYLPTDAGQIPTGAIEPVAGTPFDFTKPTVVGDRINDTTNVQIRYGSGYDHCWAFTDKSTKLKLGASVHDPESGRFMEVYTTEPGVQLYTANHLNNLKGKDDVVYKRRFGICLETQHFPDSPNKPNFPTTTLRPGETYTSTTVYKFSTK; encoded by the coding sequence ATGAAACTCTTTTTTTATGCCTCCTGCTTTGCGTTGGCACTAAACGTTTTACAAGGCCATGCCAAACCTATGCCAATCCAACCCATAAAACAGGAAGCAGGTATCGAAAAAACACCGTTTGCCAGCTTCCCGGATGGTCGGCAGGCGGATTTATTTACACTGAAAAACAAAGCAGGCATGACCGTCCAGATTACCAATTATGGCGGCTATATCGTTTCCTGGACGGCTCCCGATAAAGCCGGGAAATATGAGGACATTACGTTAGGAATGCCCGCATTTGCCGATTATTTAAAAGGAACACCCAGCTTTGGCCCCATTATCGGTCGGTTTGGGAATCGTATTGGCGGTGCCAAATTCTCGCTTGACGGAAAAGACTATGTGCTGGCCGCTAACAATAGGGCAAACCACATTCACGGTGGACGAGTCGGGTTCGACAAAAAACTATGGACGGCAAAGCCCGTTACCGGCAATGAGCCTGCTTTGCATTTAACCTATACCTCTGTTGATGGAGAAGAAGGCTATCCCGGAAATTTATCCGTTGAGGTGGTTTACACGCTCCAGAAAGACAACTCATTACGCATAAGCTATAAAGCAACGACCGATAAGCCAACAGTCATTAACCTGACCAACCATGCATATTTTAATTTATCGGGCATGAAGCGGGATGTGTTGGGCTATGAGGTTCAGATTAAGGCCAATTCGTACCTGCCCACCGATGCCGGCCAGATTCCAACCGGCGCCATTGAACCCGTTGCCGGAACGCCGTTTGACTTCACGAAACCAACCGTTGTTGGCGACAGAATTAACGACACAACGAATGTTCAAATCCGATATGGCTCGGGCTATGACCATTGTTGGGCTTTTACCGATAAATCGACGAAACTGAAACTGGGGGCAAGCGTTCACGACCCCGAAAGCGGCCGTTTTATGGAAGTATACACCACAGAACCGGGCGTGCAGCTCTACACGGCCAACCACCTGAATAACCTCAAAGGGAAAGATGACGTAGTGTATAAACGTCGCTTTGGCATCTGTCTGGAAACCCAGCACTTTCCCGATTCCCCTAACAAGCCCAATTTCCCAACGACCACGCTAAGGCCGGGCGAGACCTATACAAGCACAACTGTGTATAAGTTTTCAACTAAGTAA